The DNA region AAACAGAACGATTTCACCCTTGGCCTTGGCCGTGCCTTTATTGCACGCCGCAGCGAAACCGCCGCGCTGCGCGCTGCGCAGACACTGGAATGGTTCACGCTTGGGCACGCGAAGGCCGGGACAAGGACCGTCTTGGACGACGATGATCTCGCCAAGCAAATCCTTGCAAGCTTCCAAGGAGTCGAGGCATTCCGCGAAAACGGGCGACTGACCACAGGTCGGGATGATCACCGAGATGGCCGGCCACGTATCTGGCTCCAGTCGATGCGGAGTTCGCCTCGCCTCGACAAAATTAGCCAGTTCTGGGGATGCCAGGGGCTTTGGCACGGGTATCCGCACCGCGGATCCGTAGGCCGCTGGATGCGTCGGATGGAGATTCTCAAGCAGGCGATCCCGGTCCCACGCAAGCCAGATGCCTTCCCACCAGTTGGGGACGAGCTCGCCCCGATGGCTCCAAGTGGAGATCTTTCGGGCAATCCTCGCATCCGAGCCGACATAGGATAGATGGTGGATGATCCCGTATTCGCCGTTGAGTTGGAGCGTGCGAGGAGCGTCGTAGTGTCGCAATGCCACATGCGTGGCGCATCCCACCTTGAGGAGGATGAGCGGTTTGAAGCGCTCTCGGGGACGGATCACGTATTCGGGGGACTTCCAATAAGTGTCCCACTCCACATGAACAGCATCGGCAAGATCCCCATCGGCGAGCAGAACAAGGGACCGCAACAGGTTTGGCTCGATGATCTCGTCGCCGTCTGGAATGAGGGCGTGGGAGTACTTGTTGTCGCTGAGCCACGCAAGGGCTGCGCGGCGGTGGTCGTCTTCGGATCTCCAGTCTCCCACTATGACGGTCCCACCTGCTGCCTCGACAATGGCTGCCGCCCCCTGCCAGTCCCCCGCCTCGCCGTGCCAGGGCACGCGGCTGACGATTCCAATGAGGTTCGCGCCCTCTGGCACAAACGACTCGATCGAGGCCGCGAGAAAGTCCGTGTCGTCGTGAAGGCAGTACACAACGGCGATCTTTGTCTTAGGGCGGGATGCCATGAACTGAAGGATACGACATCTTGCGTGCACATCCTTCTACAAATCACTCGGGTTCATCGGAGAACCCGAGCGACTCCCGCGTCGGCAAGATCTCGATACCCCACAGCTCAGAAGACGAGGGCACGTTGCCCGCGCCGTAGAACCGCATGAGCTTCTGGTGCATCGCGAGCGAGCTCTGGTTCAGCAGTTGCTGAACCCGCTTTGGCGGCAAAGACTTGAAGCTCGTGCCGGACCGGTGCTCAACGTAGACGTCTCGGGCGATGGCGAGGCGGTATCCGTTCATAGTAAGCCGCCAAGACAGATCGAGATCGTCGCTTCCCAAGAACAGGGCCTCGTCCAGGAGGCCAACCTTGTCGAGAACAGATCTTCGAAGAAGCAGGCAAAACCCGATGAGAAGTTTCGTGAGCATGGTGCGGCCAGCCATCTCAACCTGAAGTCGTATCCGCAACTCATCGTGCGAAAGGCCCGATCGAGCATCCTGGGGCAAGTGGAATCCCACGTACTGATCGCCCGCGCAGGCATTTGAAACGGGGCCAACCGCCCCGACCTGGGGATCTTCAAAGCGCACCGCAAGGCGCCTGAGCGTGCCGGGCCAAATCATGGCGTCGGGATTGAGAAGCAGCAGATGCTCGCTCTGAGACGCCCGAATGCCAACGTTCGCCCCAGCCGAGTAACCCAGATTGCGCTCGCTCTGGATCAACTGCACGGGCCTTCCCAATGCCAGCGCCCTGACCCGGGCCACGGTGTCGTCCGAGGACGCGTTGTCAACGATGATGATCTCTCCAATCGGGTCGCCGTGGTCGATGCACGCCTCGAGGCACTCCTCGATCGTTGCGGCTGAATTGAACGTCACGACAATCACAGAGCACGACGGAGAATACGTCATATGGGCATCAACACCAAACGAGCAATCATGGGCTGTTGGCATTATCCCTCGGTCACAGCCGGAGATGCGAAGGGCGTTCCGAGCCCCCAGCGGGATGATGGCTCGCAGGGAGCTAGAGTGCCCGACCCACATCCTGGACGCGGCGGTGTGAACGGCCGCTCGCGATCCTCGTCGTCGAGCCGGTGCAGTGAGAAACTATCCTATTTGCTTGAAACTGAGCTCCACTAGGCTACGATTAGTGGTGTATCCTCAATCCAGTGCGCATCAGTTTGTTTTGCCTTGACCCCGTGGTCGCCGATGGAATCGCCTGCCTGTTGTCTAGGCAGGAGTCCTTCACGGTCGTTTCCTGCTCCGGCCACCTCGCCGCGTTGTCCGCGATCTGCGAGGCTCAACAGCCCGACCTGCTCATATTCACGGAGGAGTTCGACGACCCCTCTAGCCGCAAGATGGTTCGCTCCTTCCGCGACAAGGTCAAAGTGTCGACGATGCTCCTTCATGCGCAATCGCGACAGGACGTCGGGCCCGATTACGAGTTCGACATCCATCAAAGCCGTTGGGCCGGACCGACTGCCCTTTTTGACGCTATTCGAGGGCTCGCCTCCGATGTCCCAGCCGGTGTCCCAACGGTCGCGCCGAATCCGGTGGATCCAGACATCGCCCATCAACTTCGCCGCCTCTCAACCCGCGAGAGGGAGACCGCGCATCTGATCAGCCAAGGAATGCCTAACAAGCAAATCGCCGAGAAACTCGGCCTCAGCGAACCGACCATCAAACTCTATGCGGGCCGGCTGTTGAGAGCATTCGAATGCAGAAACCGAGTCGAGTTGGCGCTCAAGCTCCGTTCGGG from Fimbriimonadaceae bacterium includes:
- a CDS encoding glycosyltransferase family 2 protein; translation: MIVVTFNSAATIEECLEACIDHGDPIGEIIIVDNASSDDTVARVRALALGRPVQLIQSERNLGYSAGANVGIRASQSEHLLLLNPDAMIWPGTLRRLAVRFEDPQVGAVGPVSNACAGDQYVGFHLPQDARSGLSHDELRIRLQVEMAGRTMLTKLLIGFCLLLRRSVLDKVGLLDEALFLGSDDLDLSWRLTMNGYRLAIARDVYVEHRSGTSFKSLPPKRVQQLLNQSSLAMHQKLMRFYGAGNVPSSSELWGIEILPTRESLGFSDEPE
- a CDS encoding response regulator transcription factor encodes the protein MRISLFCLDPVVADGIACLLSRQESFTVVSCSGHLAALSAICEAQQPDLLIFTEEFDDPSSRKMVRSFRDKVKVSTMLLHAQSRQDVGPDYEFDIHQSRWAGPTALFDAIRGLASDVPAGVPTVAPNPVDPDIAHQLRRLSTRERETAHLISQGMPNKQIAEKLGLSEPTIKLYAGRLLRAFECRNRVELALKLRSGDPVHTQES